CTCAACCGACAGTTCTTCAGTTCAAACTCAATCAGCCGCTTCAACTGATCCGACTTAGGGCCACCGTTTTCCCGCCGCCAGTGGTAGTACGTATGCTTATGAATCCCCAGCTTCCGGCACACCTCCCGCACCGACATCCCCTTCCC
This portion of the bacterium genome encodes:
- a CDS encoding transposase, producing MAKATYRAEQIIPMLREAEVEIGKGMSVREVCRKLGIHKHTYYHWRRENGGPKSDQLKRLIEFELKNCRLRRLSLSRMSAIVWGQTYSKGMMQASQ